The following are encoded together in the Capsulimonas corticalis genome:
- a CDS encoding GntR family transcriptional regulator has translation MTPLETAMFAPSLKNPTNSVVSALRDQIQSGNYKAGDWLPSERSLAEGLGVDRRVIRTAIQQLVESGLIVRRPHCRPIIGPISDDTPKNAAAEPEASHSYSKIIALLMWHGNDQFERTFTSQQRIFWGMNQALAEAGYHTVYVELGGRITSDKENAVREAEHLRYIINRGFGGAIFYPYAYRYNRELVEEVRRKIPLVTIDRQVDGVDTDYVGVDNYGAMYETVTHLVEAGHRRIAYVTKNEHIRPVQDRVQGYIDAMRAAGLNELVLCIPTAGLVQPWTSIDAVFRLPKDERPTAAVVFNDYSAVDLMGRLSEIGLSVPGDVALTGFDNIALTLSNGVGLTTVAQPYEGIGRKAVDVLLNRLQNPCAPTQSVELPAQLIVRESSSAPAP, from the coding sequence ATGACACCACTAGAGACGGCGATGTTTGCGCCATCCTTGAAGAATCCGACGAACTCCGTGGTGAGCGCCCTACGCGATCAGATCCAATCGGGGAACTACAAGGCGGGAGACTGGCTCCCTTCCGAACGGTCGCTCGCCGAAGGGCTCGGCGTGGATCGGCGCGTGATCCGCACCGCGATTCAGCAGTTGGTCGAGAGCGGCCTGATCGTCCGCCGGCCGCACTGCCGACCGATCATCGGGCCGATCAGCGACGACACGCCGAAAAACGCCGCCGCCGAGCCCGAAGCGTCTCACTCCTACTCGAAGATCATCGCGCTGCTGATGTGGCACGGCAACGATCAGTTCGAGCGGACCTTTACCTCGCAGCAGCGCATCTTTTGGGGCATGAATCAGGCGCTCGCGGAGGCTGGATACCACACGGTCTACGTGGAGCTTGGCGGGCGGATTACGTCCGACAAGGAAAACGCGGTGCGCGAAGCCGAACACCTGCGCTATATCATCAACCGTGGTTTCGGCGGCGCCATCTTCTATCCCTACGCGTATCGGTACAACCGGGAGCTGGTGGAGGAGGTGCGCCGCAAGATCCCCCTCGTCACCATCGACCGGCAGGTCGACGGCGTCGATACCGACTATGTCGGGGTGGATAACTACGGGGCGATGTACGAGACGGTCACGCATCTGGTTGAGGCGGGCCATCGCCGGATCGCCTACGTCACGAAGAACGAGCACATCCGCCCGGTTCAGGACCGCGTGCAGGGGTATATCGACGCCATGCGCGCGGCCGGTCTCAACGAGCTTGTGCTGTGCATTCCCACGGCGGGTTTGGTCCAGCCCTGGACTTCAATCGACGCGGTCTTTCGCCTGCCCAAAGACGAGCGCCCCACGGCGGCGGTCGTTTTCAACGACTACTCCGCGGTGGATCTGATGGGGCGGCTGTCCGAGATCGGCCTTTCCGTGCCGGGCGATGTCGCGCTGACCGGCTTTGACAACATTGCGCTGACCCTTTCCAATGGGGTGGGGCTGACCACGGTCGCGCAGCCCTACGAAGGGATCGGGCGTAAAGCCGTGGACGTGCTCCTGAACCGTCTGCAAAATCCCTGCGCCCCCACACAATCCGTCGAACTCCCCGCGCAACTGATCGTACGGGAAAGCAGCAGCGCCCCCGCGCCCTAA
- a CDS encoding TIM-barrel domain-containing protein, with the protein MPSTHFAPFLALCLLSLSSVAQAAGEETISAPNLKITVSAVDPSTFHLVAFPIDGAAPPVSPFVAETAPWARAAVRRGAGGAVTVKTAEGTLEVQADGRVRLLDHLGHALLSPGTLGAADGAVTLTLAHDKAERFYGAGNESRNHSGDLTHPAGTTAVGNGYTRVPFLWSTGGWSLFVANNLTGGTWRDDAGTLTWTTPAPYLDLYLSVAPNGYGLLDAFSRLTGRAPIPPRWTFGFMQSRWGYDDAADVQDKWSQFRDRKIPVDTFIYDYDWFQNDWEFNPKKFPSDILPKMKQLGLHFVGIRKPRVTGANLDFARNQGWVLSSPLGTDLRFDVPAAGYWWWSHHIPLVQAGADGWWNDEIEQSADEGFLMARTEWEGTRVMTPRRVWSINRAWAPGMQRYGGTVWTGDIDSDWSTLQNQPGTLLNWSMAGMPYIAEDIGGFQSTPSPELYARWIEQGVFIPIMRAHGTLGSPRWPWAFGADVEAATKKAIELRYRLIPYFYTLAAQTEATGAPIMRPLFLEFPNDEKTQNLKDEWMVGNRLLAAPVLAEGGARDITLPAGRWYDFNTGAGVDGGQIQHIQAALDTIPAYVRAGTILPLGPVIQSTSLGAEDPLEVRVYPGADASFTLYEDDGDTYAYQTGASSRIPMRWDDRTKTLTVGARAGSFPGMLVARHLNVVLPGGVRKSAVYTGSATQIRL; encoded by the coding sequence ATGCCCTCGACACATTTCGCCCCATTCCTCGCGCTTTGTTTGCTGTCCCTGTCCAGCGTGGCCCAGGCCGCCGGGGAGGAAACCATCAGCGCGCCGAACCTCAAAATTACCGTCAGCGCGGTCGATCCCAGCACATTCCACCTCGTCGCTTTTCCGATAGACGGCGCCGCTCCGCCGGTCAGCCCGTTTGTGGCGGAAACGGCGCCCTGGGCCAGGGCCGCCGTGCGGCGCGGCGCGGGCGGCGCGGTGACGGTCAAGACGGCGGAGGGAACGCTGGAAGTCCAGGCGGATGGCCGGGTGCGCTTGCTGGACCATCTTGGGCATGCGCTGCTGTCGCCGGGGACGCTGGGGGCGGCCGACGGCGCCGTGACGCTGACGCTGGCGCACGACAAGGCCGAGCGGTTTTATGGGGCAGGCAACGAAAGCCGGAACCATTCGGGCGACCTGACGCATCCCGCTGGAACGACCGCCGTGGGGAACGGATACACGCGCGTTCCGTTTCTCTGGTCCACCGGCGGCTGGAGCCTGTTTGTCGCCAACAACCTGACGGGCGGCACGTGGCGCGACGACGCCGGGACGCTGACCTGGACGACGCCGGCGCCGTATCTGGATTTGTATTTGAGCGTCGCGCCGAATGGTTACGGTCTGCTGGACGCCTTCTCGCGTCTGACCGGCCGGGCGCCGATCCCGCCGCGCTGGACCTTCGGCTTTATGCAAAGCCGCTGGGGCTATGATGACGCCGCCGACGTGCAGGACAAATGGAGCCAGTTCCGGGATCGAAAGATTCCGGTGGATACCTTTATCTACGATTACGACTGGTTTCAGAACGATTGGGAATTCAATCCGAAGAAGTTCCCCTCGGACATCCTCCCCAAGATGAAACAGCTCGGACTGCATTTTGTGGGGATCCGCAAGCCGCGCGTCACCGGCGCCAATCTGGACTTCGCGCGCAATCAGGGATGGGTGCTGAGCAGTCCGCTTGGGACCGACCTGCGGTTCGACGTCCCCGCCGCCGGTTACTGGTGGTGGAGCCATCATATTCCGCTCGTGCAGGCGGGCGCCGACGGCTGGTGGAACGATGAGATCGAACAAAGCGCGGATGAGGGATTCCTGATGGCCCGGACCGAGTGGGAAGGAACGCGCGTGATGACGCCGCGCCGTGTCTGGTCCATCAACCGCGCCTGGGCTCCCGGCATGCAGCGCTATGGGGGAACTGTCTGGACCGGCGACATCGATTCCGATTGGTCGACGCTGCAAAATCAGCCGGGAACGCTGCTGAACTGGAGCATGGCCGGGATGCCGTACATCGCGGAGGACATCGGTGGCTTCCAGAGCACGCCGTCGCCGGAGCTGTACGCTCGCTGGATCGAGCAAGGCGTCTTCATTCCCATCATGCGCGCCCACGGCACTCTCGGCTCGCCGCGCTGGCCGTGGGCCTTCGGCGCTGACGTGGAGGCCGCGACCAAGAAAGCTATCGAGCTGCGTTACCGCCTGATTCCGTACTTCTACACGCTGGCCGCGCAGACCGAGGCCACAGGCGCGCCGATCATGCGTCCGCTCTTTCTGGAGTTCCCGAACGACGAGAAGACACAAAATCTGAAAGACGAATGGATGGTGGGTAATCGCCTGCTGGCCGCGCCGGTCCTGGCCGAAGGCGGCGCGCGCGACATCACTCTGCCTGCCGGGCGTTGGTACGACTTCAACACCGGCGCCGGCGTGGACGGCGGCCAAATCCAGCACATCCAGGCCGCGCTGGACACGATCCCGGCGTATGTGCGGGCAGGGACGATCCTGCCGCTCGGCCCGGTGATCCAGTCCACAAGCCTGGGCGCCGAAGATCCCCTGGAAGTGCGCGTCTACCCCGGCGCGGACGCCTCCTTCACACTTTACGAAGATGACGGAGACACCTACGCCTACCAAACCGGCGCTTCCAGCCGCATCCCCATGCGCTGGGACGACCGGACAAAGACACTGACCGTCGGCGCCCGCGCCGGATCGTTCCCGGGAATGCTTGTCGCGCGCCATCTCAATGTCGTCCTGCCGGGCGGCGTCCGCAAAAGCGCCGTCTACACGGGGAGCGCGACGCAGATTCGGTTGTAG
- a CDS encoding DUF1559 domain-containing protein has translation MKSASSRVGFTLIELLVVIAVIAILAAILFPVFAKAREKARQISCASNQKQLGLGFMQYLQDNDEVFPMGNPNYGYCGGWAHPIMPYLKSIGVYKCPDDSTSYNPGFGVWQTVSYSENDSLLGDGSRDSGGTAHTTALATLAAPASTVLLCEAYGATMDINNATTTTDYSTGATMDQNFWGGCAMGCIGYYATGDPVANTLRKAPGVTTGVHTDGSNYLACDGHVKWLRASKIAPGKDALSSTDPQNDAGEHAAGTSYLNVSGGASGSAALTFSKI, from the coding sequence ATGAAAAGCGCTTCATCACGAGTTGGGTTTACTCTTATTGAATTGCTCGTTGTTATTGCAGTAATCGCAATTCTTGCGGCGATCTTATTTCCCGTATTCGCCAAAGCCCGCGAAAAGGCGCGGCAGATCTCCTGTGCTTCTAACCAGAAGCAGCTTGGCCTCGGGTTTATGCAGTACCTTCAGGACAATGACGAGGTCTTCCCGATGGGGAATCCGAACTATGGATACTGCGGCGGGTGGGCGCATCCGATCATGCCCTATCTGAAGTCCATCGGCGTGTATAAGTGTCCTGATGACTCGACCTCGTACAATCCAGGATTCGGCGTATGGCAGACCGTCTCGTACTCCGAGAACGATTCTCTTCTGGGCGACGGGAGCCGGGACTCCGGCGGGACCGCGCATACGACGGCGCTCGCGACCCTTGCGGCTCCGGCTTCGACGGTGCTGCTGTGTGAGGCTTACGGCGCGACCATGGACATCAACAACGCCACGACCACGACCGACTACTCCACGGGGGCGACCATGGACCAGAACTTCTGGGGCGGATGCGCCATGGGCTGCATTGGCTATTACGCCACCGGCGATCCCGTCGCGAACACGCTGCGGAAGGCGCCCGGCGTCACAACCGGCGTCCATACCGACGGCTCCAACTATCTTGCGTGCGACGGTCACGTCAAATGGCTGCGCGCCTCCAAGATCGCTCCGGGGAAGGACGCGCTGAGCAGCACGGACCCGCAGAACGACGCCGGGGAGCACGCCGCCGGAACCAGCTATCTGAACGTCAGCGGCGGCGCCTCCGGCAGCGCCGCGCTGACATTCAGCAAGATCTGA
- a CDS encoding eCIS core domain-containing protein, which produces MMMSGQRTPSRRKPASSMISAPAARSQDAALPLANSLAEPAPAAPDAAHFAHDITRVPVFRPQAKLTVSQPGDPLEQEADRTADEVMRSEAPAAAEQDKSSEQDRASVSASLSGAVMRAPGDTPPPASPPPDPNTSPTDPNNPAIPLGPTGTGSTTITPNPTTRTLSAPNLSQLWDVMTRSGTRESASVLPKMTPNPQYEYDGNNKVTKATITVVETKEMPQWTELPNQCPPIQAEWNRFYAVLDTHENNHIAIDKKHFTNLHARLIGKEQSVAWKMVDDEITAADTENQTYDTTSDHGVKEGAKINSWVQCAPEKIKSTSAGGPDDDNAAPNVDPGGAAPGLPPTMQAKLTVSQAGDPLEREADTVADRVMRTEAPMVQRECAGPGKCDCPKCRQEQEEKLARAGEGSAVTEDAAPLVQSVVGSTGQPLDTATREFMEPRFGHDFSRVRIHADTQASRSAEAVSARAYAIGPDIAFRSGEYQPGTSEGKRLLAHELTHTIQQGAALRQVMRDPNFTPAPANTSPASAPPPASAPAANVPASAKTVTYKGHTLYGDPAAAKTMIDKMLATDGYKTTLEFLDDLSTLTTRDADFNAAFKPEQNTEANLCVNTTAGVRASVVKAHEDLLTEFPAEAKKKAGIILTESEKRINAERERYGLPAPKTMHDRDSGGNIDLTPHTMADNDETKKMAAAAALLIPPRKTLEGLMKQYDGCLQSNANNNSGPGMPTKSVIPGKESEAQDLETKIQEARRQLNIDRAQKEGEFPILAAYGAEGEANTASLENIARGAESQGWKFWKSNAADELAPMIAEKLHNIQTVRDALAGGQLNIWNNATLVSGAKGDLGYGPSSWQSKVVDDKVKEVHDDEFLVNLLVGALALGLGLVAIFATAGTATAAVATVGSAVVSTGQAANSLGNYMLAQAEAGTDFEKARSISQEDPSLIWLAIDIVAAILDVKAATASFKVLGPVIREAIAAGKTPEWLEKLGAILEKYGGGLKQRVLAHIGGAVDTGKPALEELEKVARAQYKALSDAGRLKEIGEVSEEVFVKQMTSGAHTQIVISGEEGVRRTNMLTGLMQPGNERIAAILKGDAKAIDGLIMEHGNWKQLMGMLDQGTPEMRQAAAKLFDRRASVLGELESKFHAKPVSGASSEKISDIDLSTYGENAGADMIAAEKHMAGLYGPGWSEALRMNFYTEAGRLTLYEKIMPGLSKADQAAVLGQISGEAEKLNIAKMLAHAEGDPARLAEVEAYASKIGVDIKDPKIQELVPKLAGGGDVAARNKTLLEIDDLMKKYNAAAPGSPEQIDLAKTITSKQMEVNAMTAEAYVGPGAGRMTVSGVKVIGQEAYQAALSNLEMIQHIMHQCGGDVVTATREYEIYKYINRFSESAVNAGAKTPGLDYWEHFSGFVSKTERQGASDAVHLGPRPNATVPKGGQPFLPDSAPTIGPVTDQFLQQQYAAWNDFSQQALGDLKKIASENPGAWTPFNSPLPAAGAPPPAPK; this is translated from the coding sequence ATGATGATGAGTGGACAGCGAACTCCGTCGCGACGAAAACCAGCTTCTTCCATGATCTCCGCGCCGGCGGCTCGTTCGCAAGACGCCGCGTTGCCTCTCGCGAACTCGCTCGCCGAACCCGCTCCGGCGGCGCCGGACGCCGCTCACTTCGCCCACGACATCACCCGCGTTCCCGTATTTCGCCCGCAGGCCAAGCTGACGGTCAGCCAGCCGGGCGATCCGCTGGAGCAGGAGGCGGATCGGACGGCGGACGAAGTCATGCGCAGCGAGGCGCCGGCCGCCGCCGAACAAGACAAAAGCTCCGAACAAGACCGCGCGTCGGTCTCCGCCTCGCTGTCCGGCGCGGTCATGCGCGCCCCTGGCGATACGCCGCCGCCGGCCAGCCCTCCGCCGGATCCTAATACCAGTCCCACGGATCCGAACAATCCGGCGATTCCGCTTGGACCGACCGGGACCGGGTCCACGACGATCACGCCGAACCCAACCACGAGAACGCTCTCCGCTCCCAATCTTTCGCAATTGTGGGATGTGATGACTCGGTCCGGAACGCGCGAATCCGCGAGCGTTCTGCCCAAGATGACGCCCAATCCCCAATACGAGTACGACGGAAATAACAAGGTCACCAAGGCGACGATCACGGTTGTCGAGACCAAGGAAATGCCGCAGTGGACGGAGCTGCCCAATCAGTGCCCTCCGATCCAGGCGGAGTGGAACCGGTTCTACGCGGTTCTCGACACGCACGAGAACAACCATATCGCCATCGATAAGAAGCACTTCACGAACCTGCACGCGCGGCTGATCGGCAAGGAGCAGAGCGTCGCCTGGAAGATGGTGGACGACGAGATCACGGCGGCGGACACGGAAAACCAGACGTACGATACGACGTCGGACCATGGGGTCAAGGAAGGCGCGAAGATCAACAGCTGGGTCCAGTGCGCCCCGGAAAAGATCAAAAGCACGAGCGCGGGCGGCCCGGACGACGATAACGCCGCGCCGAATGTGGATCCCGGCGGCGCCGCTCCCGGCCTGCCGCCCACGATGCAGGCCAAATTGACCGTCAGCCAGGCCGGCGACCCGCTGGAGCGGGAAGCGGACACTGTCGCGGACCGGGTGATGCGCACTGAAGCGCCGATGGTTCAGCGCGAGTGCGCCGGCCCGGGAAAATGCGACTGCCCCAAGTGCCGTCAGGAGCAGGAAGAGAAGCTCGCCCGGGCGGGGGAGGGGAGCGCGGTGACGGAGGACGCCGCGCCGCTGGTCCAAAGCGTCGTCGGCTCGACCGGCCAGCCGCTGGACACCGCGACACGGGAGTTTATGGAGCCGCGCTTCGGCCACGACTTCAGCCGGGTGCGCATTCACGCCGACACCCAGGCGTCGCGCTCCGCCGAGGCCGTGTCCGCCCGCGCCTACGCGATCGGCCCCGATATCGCGTTCCGGAGCGGCGAGTATCAGCCGGGAACAAGCGAGGGCAAGCGCCTGCTGGCGCACGAACTGACGCACACGATCCAGCAGGGCGCCGCCCTGCGCCAGGTGATGCGGGACCCGAACTTCACTCCGGCGCCCGCGAACACCAGTCCCGCCTCCGCGCCGCCCCCGGCCTCCGCCCCGGCGGCCAACGTTCCAGCGTCCGCAAAGACCGTCACGTACAAGGGACATACGCTCTACGGCGATCCGGCGGCGGCCAAGACGATGATCGACAAGATGCTCGCCACCGACGGATACAAGACGACGCTGGAATTTTTAGACGACCTTTCCACCCTCACGACCCGCGACGCGGACTTCAACGCCGCGTTCAAGCCGGAGCAGAATACGGAAGCGAACCTTTGCGTCAACACCACGGCGGGCGTGCGGGCAAGCGTCGTCAAGGCGCATGAGGATCTGCTGACCGAATTTCCGGCCGAGGCCAAGAAAAAAGCCGGCATAATTCTCACCGAGAGCGAGAAGCGAATCAATGCCGAGCGCGAACGCTATGGGCTTCCGGCGCCCAAGACCATGCACGATCGCGACTCCGGCGGCAACATCGACCTGACGCCTCACACGATGGCGGATAACGACGAGACCAAGAAGATGGCCGCCGCCGCCGCGCTGCTGATTCCGCCGCGTAAAACCCTTGAAGGGCTGATGAAGCAGTACGACGGCTGCCTGCAATCCAACGCCAACAACAACAGTGGGCCGGGAATGCCCACCAAGAGCGTCATTCCGGGCAAGGAATCGGAGGCGCAGGATCTGGAGACCAAGATCCAGGAGGCCCGGCGCCAATTGAACATCGACCGTGCGCAAAAGGAAGGCGAGTTTCCGATCCTGGCCGCGTACGGGGCCGAGGGCGAAGCGAATACGGCGTCGCTGGAAAATATCGCTCGGGGGGCCGAATCGCAGGGATGGAAGTTCTGGAAGAGTAACGCCGCCGACGAGCTGGCGCCGATGATCGCCGAAAAGCTGCACAATATCCAAACCGTGCGCGATGCTCTTGCGGGCGGGCAGCTCAATATCTGGAACAACGCCACGCTTGTCAGCGGCGCCAAGGGCGATCTTGGCTATGGCCCCTCCTCCTGGCAGTCCAAAGTCGTGGACGACAAGGTCAAGGAGGTTCACGACGATGAATTCCTGGTGAACCTGCTGGTCGGCGCGCTCGCCCTCGGTCTGGGCTTGGTGGCGATCTTCGCGACCGCCGGCACCGCCACGGCGGCGGTCGCGACTGTCGGCAGCGCGGTCGTCAGCACCGGGCAGGCCGCCAACAGCCTTGGGAACTATATGCTGGCCCAGGCCGAAGCCGGAACCGACTTCGAGAAGGCTCGCTCCATCTCCCAGGAAGACCCCTCGCTGATCTGGCTGGCGATTGATATCGTTGCCGCGATTTTGGATGTCAAGGCGGCGACAGCCTCCTTCAAGGTGCTGGGCCCGGTGATCCGTGAGGCCATCGCCGCCGGTAAGACACCGGAATGGCTGGAGAAGCTCGGGGCGATTCTGGAGAAGTATGGCGGCGGCCTCAAACAGCGCGTCCTTGCCCATATCGGCGGCGCCGTCGATACCGGCAAGCCCGCGTTGGAGGAGTTGGAGAAGGTCGCGCGCGCCCAGTACAAGGCGCTCTCCGACGCCGGTCGCCTGAAGGAAATCGGCGAGGTCAGCGAAGAGGTCTTCGTCAAGCAGATGACCTCCGGCGCGCACACCCAGATTGTGATCTCCGGGGAAGAGGGCGTTCGGCGCACCAACATGCTCACCGGGTTGATGCAGCCTGGGAACGAGCGGATCGCGGCGATTTTGAAGGGCGACGCCAAGGCCATTGACGGCTTGATTATGGAGCATGGCAACTGGAAGCAGCTCATGGGCATGCTCGATCAGGGAACGCCCGAGATGCGTCAGGCCGCCGCGAAGCTGTTCGATCGCCGCGCGAGCGTTCTGGGCGAGCTCGAATCGAAGTTCCACGCCAAACCTGTCAGCGGCGCCAGCAGCGAGAAGATCAGCGACATCGACCTTTCCACCTACGGCGAGAACGCGGGCGCCGATATGATCGCCGCTGAGAAGCACATGGCGGGACTCTATGGCCCAGGCTGGAGCGAAGCCCTGCGCATGAATTTCTACACGGAAGCGGGACGCCTGACCCTGTACGAAAAGATCATGCCCGGTCTTTCCAAAGCGGATCAGGCCGCCGTGCTCGGTCAGATCTCAGGCGAAGCCGAAAAGCTCAACATCGCCAAGATGCTCGCGCACGCCGAGGGCGACCCTGCTCGTCTCGCCGAAGTGGAGGCCTACGCCTCGAAGATCGGCGTGGACATCAAGGATCCCAAGATTCAGGAGCTCGTCCCCAAACTCGCGGGCGGCGGCGATGTCGCGGCGCGAAACAAGACGCTGCTGGAAATCGACGATCTGATGAAGAAGTACAACGCCGCCGCGCCCGGGTCTCCCGAGCAGATCGATCTGGCGAAAACCATTACCTCCAAGCAGATGGAAGTCAACGCGATGACGGCCGAGGCGTATGTCGGCCCCGGCGCCGGTCGTATGACGGTCAGCGGCGTGAAGGTCATTGGGCAGGAGGCGTATCAGGCCGCGCTTTCCAACCTGGAGATGATCCAGCACATCATGCACCAGTGCGGCGGCGATGTGGTGACGGCGACCCGCGAGTACGAGATTTACAAATACATCAACCGCTTCTCCGAATCTGCGGTGAATGCCGGCGCCAAGACGCCGGGACTGGACTACTGGGAGCATTTCTCTGGTTTCGTCTCCAAAACCGAGCGTCAGGGCGCCAGCGACGCCGTTCACCTCGGCCCACGCCCCAATGCTACCGTCCCGAAAGGCGGCCAGCCGTTTCTTCCAGACAGCGCGCCGACGATTGGCCCCGTCACCGATCAGTTCCTTCAGCAGCAGTACGCCGCCTGGAACGACTTTTCGCAGCAGGCGCTGGGCGATCTGAAAAAGATCGCCTCCGAAAACCCCGGCGCCTGGACCCCGTTCAACAGCCCCCTGCCCGCCGCCGGCGCGCCCCCGCCCGCGCCGAAATAG
- a CDS encoding ABC-F family ATP-binding cassette domain-containing protein, whose amino-acid sequence MALLLSCESLSKSYGARALFDGVSMGVSDGERLGLIGPNGAGKSTLLKIFAGAETPDSGTVSTRKGARFAYLPQEDLFPEGATTGEVLMEALADQHLEDYEKETEVNIILGQVGFADGSQVVDTLSGGWRKRLALARALILKCDMVFLDEPTNHLDMEGILWLEALLKNPGFGFVLITHDRVFLENVTSRMVELNRTYASGYLSIDGNYSEFLARKEELLEAQAHREHALAQQVKKEVEWLRRGPQARTTKAQYRIDAAGKMIESLSDIKQRNTQTSAQIDFTGSGRKTRELIVAHNIGKQLGGKTLFEDVSVVLSPGLKLGLLGPNGSGKTSLLRVLTGELEPDAGTIKRADQLNVVKFDQNRRSQLNLNQSLRTALAGDRDSVNYNGQTVHVSGWAKRFLFRTEQLDVPLSRLSGGEQARVLIAQLMLQPADLLILDEPTNDLDIDSLEVLEESLSDFPGALVLVTHDRYLLDRLCPDLLALDGRGGARFYAGYYQWEQAQRPAPKPKPAPAAAQPKRPSSSDRSAQRLARNEQRELEKIEETILAAEEELESFQAHLADPNVTADYKKLQEAIAAIETSTAKVAALYARWEELEARKG is encoded by the coding sequence ATGGCTCTGCTTCTTAGCTGCGAATCTCTCTCCAAATCCTACGGCGCCCGCGCGCTGTTTGACGGCGTTTCCATGGGCGTCTCCGATGGCGAGCGCCTTGGACTTATCGGTCCGAACGGCGCGGGAAAATCCACGCTTCTCAAGATCTTCGCCGGCGCGGAAACGCCGGACTCCGGCACGGTGTCCACGCGCAAGGGCGCGCGCTTCGCGTATCTGCCGCAGGAAGACCTCTTCCCCGAGGGCGCGACCACCGGCGAAGTGTTGATGGAGGCGCTCGCCGATCAGCATCTGGAAGATTATGAGAAGGAGACGGAGGTCAATATCATTCTGGGGCAGGTCGGTTTCGCCGATGGCTCGCAGGTGGTGGATACGCTTTCGGGCGGCTGGCGCAAACGGCTGGCCCTGGCGCGGGCGCTCATCCTCAAGTGCGACATGGTGTTTCTGGACGAACCGACGAACCACCTGGACATGGAGGGCATTCTCTGGCTGGAGGCGCTGCTCAAGAATCCCGGCTTCGGCTTTGTGCTGATCACCCACGACCGCGTCTTTTTGGAAAATGTGACCTCGCGGATGGTGGAGCTCAATCGCACGTACGCCTCGGGCTATCTGAGTATCGACGGCAACTACAGCGAGTTTTTGGCGCGCAAGGAAGAGCTGCTGGAAGCGCAGGCGCACCGCGAGCACGCGCTCGCCCAGCAGGTCAAGAAGGAAGTGGAGTGGCTGCGGCGCGGCCCGCAGGCGCGGACGACCAAGGCGCAATATCGCATCGACGCCGCCGGTAAGATGATCGAGAGCCTGAGCGACATCAAGCAGCGCAACACGCAGACCTCGGCGCAGATCGACTTCACGGGCAGCGGCCGCAAAACGCGCGAGCTGATCGTCGCCCATAACATCGGCAAGCAGCTCGGCGGCAAGACGCTGTTCGAGGATGTCAGCGTCGTGCTTTCACCCGGCCTGAAACTGGGACTGCTCGGTCCGAACGGCAGCGGGAAAACATCCCTGCTGCGCGTCCTTACGGGCGAGCTGGAGCCTGACGCCGGGACGATCAAGCGCGCCGATCAGCTCAACGTCGTCAAGTTCGATCAGAACCGCCGGTCGCAGCTCAACCTGAACCAGTCACTGCGCACGGCGCTCGCCGGCGACCGCGACAGCGTCAATTACAATGGCCAGACGGTCCATGTGTCGGGCTGGGCGAAACGCTTCCTCTTCCGCACGGAGCAGCTCGATGTCCCGCTCAGCCGCCTGTCCGGCGGCGAGCAGGCCCGCGTGCTGATCGCTCAGCTCATGCTTCAGCCCGCCGACCTCTTGATTCTGGACGAACCGACCAACGACCTCGACATCGATTCGCTGGAAGTGCTCGAAGAAAGCCTGTCCGACTTCCCCGGCGCGCTCGTCCTCGTCACCCACGACCGCTACCTGCTCGACCGACTCTGCCCGGACCTCCTCGCTCTCGACGGCCGGGGCGGCGCGCGGTTCTACGCTGGCTACTACCAGTGGGAACAGGCCCAGCGCCCCGCGCCCAAACCAAAACCCGCGCCTGCGGCCGCCCAGCCAAAGCGTCCCAGCTCCAGCGACCGCAGCGCTCAGCGCCTGGCGCGCAACGAGCAGCGGGAGCTGGAAAAGATCGAGGAGACGATCCTCGCCGCCGAGGAAGAACTCGAATCCTTTCAGGCTCACCTCGCCGATCCCAATGTGACGGCGGACTACAAAAAGCTCCAGGAAGCCATCGCCGCCATCGAAACCTCGACCGCCAAGGTCGCGGCCCTCTACGCCCGATGGGAAGAGCTCGAAGCGCGCAAGGGTTAG